From the uncultured Desulfovibrio sp. genome, one window contains:
- a CDS encoding AIR synthase-related protein: MLYRVETGPRAGLDDTQGRKTAQHLRKALNISVSGVRQIKVFTADGLDAAQVARLLDESIWHDPILQEASLEPLPLLDPAADWFVEVGYRPGVTDNEARTARDTAAMVLDIPRDSLRVYTAVQYRISSDKAAPLTREQVDMLARDLLCNTLIQRYRIKSRQEWDAQPGFEAQAARVTGEINETVDTIALSAMDDEALTKASRENTWALNLKEMHSIRVQFTAQEEADRRKALGLPADPTDVEMEVLAQTWSEHCKHKIFASRINYTDAATGLSEVVDNLYKTCIRDATAMLRERMGEDDYCKSVFKDNAGVIAFINGYDACIKVETHNSPSALDPYGGALTGIVGVNRDPMGTGMGAELVCNTDVFCFASPFHDKSLPPRLLHPRRVLEGVREGVEHGGNKSGIPTVNGSLVFDERYLGKPLVYCGTVGIIPAELHGRPGWFKQAEEGDYIVMTGGRIGKDGIHGATFSSEELHEGSPATAVQIGDPITQRKMYDFIMRARDLGLYHAITDNGAGGLSSSVGEMAEDTGGCVLDIAKAPLKYDGLRPWEILLSEAQERMTLAVSPEKLDEFMALAARMDVEATALGRFTTSGFFEVRYHDRIIASMPMEFMHDGVPQLELEAEWKAPEITDVTVDVAEVEQTAFLQRMLGTLNICSKEYIIRQYDHEVRGGSVVKPLVGVKRDGPADAGVIRPLLESDAGLVISHGICPKFSDYDTYWMMANAMDEAIRNAVAVGADPDALAGVDNFCWCDPVVSPSNPDGRYKLAQLVRACRALRQFSLAYGVPCISGKDSMKNDYTGGGERISIPPTVLFSILGVIRNVTAAQTSDFKQPGDAIYMLGGTWREMAGSEAATELGLKGGRVPHVDASNAMLRYRAVNALMGQRAISACHDCSDGGLAVAIAEMCIGGRLGAEINLDAVPALETMNVTELLYSESASRLVVSVKPDLAMILDALGMWQPCTRIGTVTGNGQLTMKSGDSVIVNSSVEDLARAFKRTLDW, translated from the coding sequence ATGCTCTATAGGGTGGAAACCGGCCCCCGCGCCGGACTTGACGATACCCAGGGCCGCAAGACGGCCCAGCACCTGCGCAAGGCGCTGAACATTTCTGTTTCTGGCGTTCGCCAGATCAAGGTCTTTACGGCTGACGGGCTTGATGCCGCGCAGGTGGCCCGTCTTCTGGACGAAAGCATCTGGCACGACCCCATACTTCAAGAAGCCTCCCTTGAGCCGCTGCCCCTGCTGGACCCTGCGGCAGACTGGTTTGTGGAAGTGGGCTACCGCCCCGGCGTGACGGATAACGAGGCCCGCACCGCGCGCGACACCGCCGCCATGGTGCTGGACATCCCGCGCGACAGCCTGCGCGTGTATACCGCCGTGCAGTACCGCATCAGCAGCGACAAGGCCGCGCCCCTCACCCGCGAACAGGTGGACATGCTGGCCCGCGACCTTTTGTGCAACACGCTCATCCAGCGCTACCGCATCAAGAGCCGTCAGGAATGGGACGCCCAGCCCGGCTTTGAAGCTCAGGCCGCCAGGGTTACGGGCGAGATCAACGAAACCGTCGACACCATTGCCCTTTCAGCCATGGATGACGAAGCCCTGACCAAGGCCAGCCGCGAAAATACCTGGGCGCTCAACCTCAAGGAAATGCACAGCATCCGCGTGCAGTTCACCGCACAGGAAGAAGCCGACCGCCGCAAGGCCCTTGGCCTGCCCGCCGACCCCACGGATGTGGAAATGGAAGTGCTGGCCCAGACGTGGTCCGAGCACTGCAAGCACAAGATTTTTGCCTCGCGCATCAATTATACCGATGCCGCCACGGGCCTCAGCGAAGTGGTGGACAACCTCTACAAGACCTGCATCCGCGACGCCACGGCCATGCTGCGCGAGCGCATGGGCGAAGACGACTACTGCAAGTCCGTTTTCAAGGACAACGCGGGCGTTATCGCCTTTATCAACGGCTACGACGCCTGCATCAAGGTTGAAACCCACAACAGCCCCTCGGCGCTCGACCCGTACGGCGGCGCGCTCACCGGTATTGTGGGCGTGAACCGCGACCCCATGGGCACAGGCATGGGCGCGGAACTGGTGTGCAATACAGACGTGTTCTGTTTTGCCTCGCCCTTCCACGATAAAAGCCTGCCCCCGCGCCTGCTGCACCCCCGCCGCGTGCTGGAAGGCGTGCGCGAAGGCGTGGAGCACGGCGGCAACAAGTCGGGCATTCCCACGGTCAACGGATCGCTGGTCTTTGACGAGCGCTATCTTGGCAAGCCGCTGGTGTACTGCGGCACCGTGGGCATCATCCCCGCAGAGCTGCATGGCCGCCCCGGCTGGTTCAAGCAGGCCGAGGAAGGCGACTACATTGTTATGACCGGTGGCCGCATCGGCAAGGACGGCATCCACGGCGCAACCTTCTCTTCTGAAGAGCTGCACGAAGGCTCGCCCGCCACAGCGGTGCAGATCGGCGACCCCATCACCCAGCGCAAGATGTATGACTTCATCATGCGCGCCCGCGATTTGGGCCTGTACCACGCCATCACCGACAACGGCGCTGGCGGCCTTTCCTCCTCCGTGGGTGAAATGGCTGAAGACACGGGCGGCTGCGTGCTGGATATCGCCAAGGCCCCGCTGAAATACGATGGCCTGCGCCCCTGGGAGATTCTGCTTTCTGAAGCGCAGGAGCGCATGACCCTGGCCGTTTCGCCGGAAAAGCTCGACGAATTCATGGCCCTCGCCGCACGCATGGATGTGGAAGCCACGGCCCTTGGCCGCTTCACCACCTCCGGCTTCTTTGAAGTGCGCTACCACGACCGCATCATTGCCTCCATGCCCATGGAGTTCATGCACGACGGAGTGCCGCAGCTTGAACTTGAAGCTGAATGGAAGGCCCCGGAAATCACGGATGTCACTGTAGACGTGGCCGAAGTTGAGCAGACTGCCTTTTTGCAACGCATGCTCGGCACGCTCAATATCTGCTCAAAGGAATACATCATCCGCCAGTATGATCACGAAGTGCGCGGCGGCAGCGTGGTGAAGCCCCTTGTGGGCGTCAAGCGCGATGGCCCGGCAGACGCGGGCGTTATCCGCCCCCTGCTGGAATCGGACGCGGGCCTTGTGATCTCCCACGGCATCTGCCCCAAATTCAGCGATTACGACACCTACTGGATGATGGCCAACGCCATGGACGAAGCTATCCGTAATGCCGTTGCAGTGGGTGCAGACCCTGACGCCCTGGCGGGTGTGGACAACTTCTGCTGGTGCGACCCGGTGGTCAGCCCCTCCAACCCCGATGGACGCTACAAGCTGGCTCAGCTTGTGCGCGCCTGCCGCGCCCTGCGCCAGTTCTCGCTGGCCTACGGCGTGCCGTGCATCTCGGGCAAGGACTCCATGAAGAACGACTACACCGGCGGCGGCGAGCGCATTTCCATTCCGCCCACGGTGCTGTTCTCCATCCTTGGCGTCATCCGCAACGTCACGGCTGCCCAGACCTCCGACTTCAAGCAGCCCGGCGATGCCATCTACATGCTCGGCGGTACCTGGCGCGAAATGGCAGGCAGCGAAGCCGCTACGGAGCTGGGCCTCAAGGGTGGCCGCGTTCCCCATGTGGACGCCTCCAACGCCATGTTGCGCTACCGCGCTGTCAACGCCCTCATGGGCCAGCGCGCCATTTCCGCCTGCCACGACTGTTCTGACGGCGGTCTTGCCGTGGCTATTGCAGAAATGTGCATCGGCGGCCGCCTGGGTGCAGAAATCAACCTTGATGCCGTGCCCGCCCTTGAAACAATGAACGTGACCGAACTGCTCTACAGCGAAAGCGCCAGCCGCCTGGTTGTGAGCGTCAAGCCCGATCTGGCCATGATTCTTGATGCACTGGGAATGTGGCAGCCCTGCACCCGTATCGGTACTGTCACCGGTAACGGTCAGCTGACCATGAAATCCGGCGACAGCGTCATCGTCAACTCTTCGGTGGAAGATCTGGCCCGCGCTTTCAAACGCACGCTGGACTGGTAA
- a CDS encoding septal ring lytic transglycosylase RlpA family protein — MKYSRWPLVLAAIALCMLLASPMNADAASQSAPSDQKHSNAAPHAAKKSSGDTETRKSKREKTSDKTASSHSSRSKRDKAESRSKSKQRSSSSSASLSEKERRDSTDSRDIWLKRAQESEIMSGKASWYGRDFHGGSTASGLDYDMYTFTAAHRTLPMGTVVRVTDQNNGKSVMVCVTDRGPFVRGRIIDLSFAAAQQIDIDDKGISKVKLEVISDESGTPLKPDEAYFVRYNAAQGDEKIGPFRAFADAAAMHEALRQVHPEAEVVMDQSK; from the coding sequence ATGAAGTATTCACGCTGGCCATTAGTGCTGGCGGCCATAGCCTTATGCATGCTTTTGGCCTCCCCCATGAACGCCGACGCGGCTTCACAAAGCGCTCCCTCCGATCAAAAGCATTCGAACGCTGCCCCCCACGCCGCCAAAAAGTCTTCCGGCGACACTGAAACTCGCAAATCCAAACGCGAAAAGACCAGTGACAAAACCGCCTCTTCGCACAGCTCGCGCTCCAAGCGCGATAAAGCTGAATCGCGCTCCAAGTCCAAGCAACGCAGCTCCTCATCCTCTGCGTCCTTATCCGAAAAAGAACGCCGGGATAGCACCGACAGCCGTGATATCTGGCTGAAGCGCGCTCAGGAGAGCGAAATCATGTCCGGCAAGGCCTCCTGGTACGGACGCGATTTCCACGGCGGCTCCACCGCCAGCGGGCTTGATTACGACATGTATACCTTTACCGCCGCGCACCGCACCCTGCCCATGGGCACGGTTGTTCGCGTCACCGACCAGAATAACGGCAAGAGCGTTATGGTCTGTGTGACAGACAGAGGCCCCTTTGTGCGCGGGCGCATCATTGATCTTTCCTTTGCTGCTGCGCAACAGATTGATATCGATGACAAAGGCATCAGCAAGGTCAAGCTGGAAGTCATCAGTGACGAAAGCGGCACGCCCCTCAAACCCGATGAAGCATATTTTGTGCGCTACAACGCCGCTCAGGGTGATGAAAAAATCGGCCCCTTCCGCGCTTTCGCGGATGCAGCGGCCATGCATGAAGCACTGCGCCAGGTTCACCCCGAGGCTGAAGTGGTCATGGATCAATCCAAGTAA
- a CDS encoding DMT family transporter, with protein MGFFFSIISSAAFGLIPLFTLPLMHGGVSGPSALFYRFAIATVVLGIVLAVRGERFSARGIDLCKLAGMSSMYTMAALLFFWGFKHMPSGVVATLQFTYPVMVMLIMIVFYHERFSWITALSILLAIAGVYLLCGGSDGDMGGASLLAVSLLLLSALCNAVYITTIYAARIPNMSGLVMTFYVLAFGAVISGANALLADSFQPLHSWWELLLATLLAVVTAVISNLTLILAVQRIGSTLTSILGVMEPVTAVVVGILVFSEPFSMSLVAGVAFIAASVVLVMLGKQITAFFQRHKHA; from the coding sequence ATGGGCTTTTTTTTCAGCATTATTTCTTCTGCGGCCTTTGGCCTTATCCCTCTGTTTACACTACCGCTGATGCATGGCGGCGTTTCTGGGCCATCCGCCCTGTTCTACCGCTTTGCCATTGCCACAGTGGTGCTGGGCATTGTGCTTGCCGTACGCGGCGAAAGATTCAGCGCGCGCGGCATTGATCTGTGCAAGCTGGCTGGCATGAGTTCCATGTACACCATGGCGGCCCTGCTCTTTTTTTGGGGATTCAAGCACATGCCGAGCGGTGTTGTGGCAACGCTGCAATTTACCTATCCCGTCATGGTCATGCTGATCATGATTGTGTTTTATCACGAGCGCTTCTCGTGGATCACGGCCTTGTCCATCCTGCTGGCTATTGCTGGCGTTTATCTGCTCTGCGGCGGAAGTGACGGCGACATGGGCGGCGCAAGCCTGCTGGCCGTGTCCCTGCTTCTGCTCTCCGCGCTGTGTAACGCCGTGTACATCACAACCATTTATGCCGCGCGCATCCCCAACATGAGCGGCCTTGTGATGACTTTTTACGTGCTGGCCTTTGGAGCGGTGATATCCGGGGCCAACGCCCTGTTGGCAGATTCGTTCCAGCCCCTGCACTCATGGTGGGAATTGCTACTCGCAACATTGCTGGCTGTGGTGACAGCCGTTATTTCAAACCTCACCCTCATTCTTGCCGTACAGCGCATCGGCTCCACGCTGACATCCATCCTTGGCGTTATGGAGCCTGTAACCGCCGTGGTGGTGGGGATTCTGGTGTTCAGCGAGCCGTTCAGCATGTCGCTGGTCGCTGGGGTGGCCTTTATTGCCGCATCGGTTGTACTGGTTATGCTCGGCAAGCAGATAACAGCCTTTTTTCAGCGCCACAAACACGCATAA
- a CDS encoding (Fe-S)-binding protein has protein sequence MKATTGKLSGWVVKSACGRDFETQLQDVAATGQHGAPQVLRAMALGANGFASAPQQADLAVVFGCYRPFSTPNILREVAWILGRLGMAHTWLEKENCCGLPLLHQVASEDRPQMVETAKGFVRGNSSAAAQKGASRLAYCCAGCAHVAESVDAGGDVSHSYILDVLLDALKGQSLRIKPLKVAYFEGCHTSYRRHFPQTSLNWPAYRQFLEGVEGLAVQDIAGGLCCKNQPDRIVAAALDGGVDALVCACSGCTVALRGSGQGKLRVMSYTELLARALGYEPSGL, from the coding sequence ATGAAAGCGACCACAGGCAAATTGAGCGGCTGGGTAGTAAAGAGCGCGTGCGGCAGAGATTTTGAAACGCAGCTTCAGGATGTTGCAGCCACAGGCCAGCACGGTGCGCCGCAGGTACTGCGGGCAATGGCTCTGGGAGCCAACGGCTTTGCAAGCGCTCCGCAACAGGCTGATCTTGCGGTGGTTTTCGGCTGTTACAGGCCGTTCAGCACACCCAATATTTTGCGCGAGGTGGCGTGGATTTTGGGCCGCCTTGGCATGGCCCACACCTGGCTGGAGAAAGAAAACTGCTGCGGTTTACCCTTGCTGCATCAGGTCGCGTCAGAGGACAGACCGCAGATGGTAGAAACCGCCAAGGGTTTTGTGCGGGGCAACAGCTCGGCGGCAGCGCAGAAGGGTGCATCCCGCCTCGCATATTGCTGCGCAGGCTGCGCGCACGTGGCCGAGTCGGTTGATGCCGGGGGTGATGTTTCCCACAGCTATATTCTTGACGTGCTGCTAGACGCCCTGAAAGGACAGAGCCTGCGGATCAAACCCCTGAAAGTGGCCTATTTTGAAGGATGCCACACCTCTTATCGCAGGCATTTTCCGCAGACGTCGCTGAACTGGCCCGCTTACAGGCAGTTTCTTGAAGGGGTGGAAGGGCTTGCTGTCCAGGATATTGCAGGCGGCCTGTGCTGTAAAAATCAGCCTGACCGCATTGTGGCGGCGGCGCTGGATGGCGGCGTTGACGCCCTTGTATGCGCCTGTTCCGGCTGTACTGTGGCCCTGCGCGGTTCTGGTCAGGGCAAACTCAGGGTCATGAGTTATACCGAATTGCTGGCCCGTGCCTTGGGGTATGAACCTTCAGGGCTGTAG
- the leuB gene encoding 3-isopropylmalate dehydrogenase: MKKTICLLPGDGIGPEILAEGVKVLKAAAEKFGHEFVFDTAHIGGSAIDAAGDPLPEETVRKCRNADAVFLAAVGGPKWDALAPEKRPEKGLLRIRKELELFANLRPAMLLPELAGACLLRADIAAKGLDLVVVRELTGDIYFGEPRGQEMRDGLRTGYNTMVYNEEEIRRIATVAFETARKRRNKVCSVEKSNVLETSRLWKEVVIETHRQYADVELTHMYVDNAAMQLVRDPSQFDVILTGNIFGDILSDEASVITGSLGMLPSASMGASGPGLFEPIHGSAPDIAGQNKANPLATILSGAMMLRLGFDMSKEADAIEAAVRKALADGFRTGDIMEPGKTLLGCKEMGDKVVERL, translated from the coding sequence ATGAAAAAGACCATATGCCTCTTGCCGGGTGACGGCATCGGCCCGGAGATTCTGGCCGAAGGTGTTAAGGTTCTCAAGGCCGCCGCTGAAAAGTTCGGCCACGAATTTGTTTTCGACACTGCCCACATCGGCGGTTCCGCCATCGATGCAGCTGGCGACCCCCTGCCGGAAGAAACCGTGCGCAAGTGCCGCAATGCCGACGCCGTGTTTCTGGCGGCTGTGGGCGGCCCCAAGTGGGACGCCCTCGCGCCTGAAAAACGCCCGGAAAAAGGCCTGCTGCGCATCCGCAAGGAGCTTGAGCTTTTTGCCAACCTGCGCCCGGCCATGCTGTTGCCCGAACTGGCAGGCGCGTGCCTGCTGCGGGCCGATATTGCCGCCAAGGGCCTTGACCTCGTGGTTGTGCGCGAACTGACCGGCGACATCTATTTTGGCGAGCCGCGCGGGCAGGAAATGCGCGATGGCCTGCGCACCGGCTACAACACCATGGTGTACAACGAGGAAGAAATCCGCCGTATTGCCACGGTAGCCTTTGAAACGGCCCGCAAACGCCGCAACAAGGTCTGCTCTGTGGAAAAGAGCAACGTGCTGGAAACCTCGCGCCTGTGGAAGGAAGTGGTCATTGAAACGCACCGCCAGTATGCGGATGTGGAACTGACCCACATGTACGTGGACAATGCCGCCATGCAGCTTGTGCGCGATCCTTCGCAGTTTGACGTGATCCTCACGGGCAATATTTTTGGCGATATTCTGTCGGACGAAGCCTCGGTCATCACCGGCTCGCTGGGCATGCTGCCCTCGGCCTCCATGGGCGCTTCCGGCCCCGGCCTGTTTGAACCCATTCACGGCTCCGCCCCCGACATTGCGGGACAGAACAAGGCCAACCCCCTTGCCACCATTCTTTCCGGGGCCATGATGCTGCGCCTTGGCTTTGACATGAGCAAGGAAGCCGATGCCATTGAGGCTGCAGTGCGCAAAGCTCTGGCTGATGGTTTCCGTACTGGCGACATTATGGAACCCGGCAAAACCCTGCTGGGTTGCAAAGAAATGGGCGACAAGGTTGTGGAGCGGCTGTAG
- a CDS encoding 3-isopropylmalate dehydratase small subunit, which yields MNYKGKAHKVGEHIDTDAIIPARFLVTTDSKKLGENCMSGLEPDWVKRVTPGDIMVAGRNFGCGSSREHAPIAILGAGMSVVIGHSFARIFYRNSFNMGLLLMEVGDDVDKINDGDELEIDAVTGIIRDLTNGAQITCPPLPKSMAAILEKGGLVGYVKERLA from the coding sequence ATGAATTACAAAGGTAAGGCCCACAAAGTGGGCGAACACATTGATACGGACGCTATCATTCCCGCGCGTTTTCTTGTCACCACCGATTCCAAAAAGCTGGGCGAAAACTGCATGTCCGGCCTTGAACCCGATTGGGTCAAGCGTGTGACCCCCGGCGATATCATGGTCGCGGGCCGCAACTTTGGTTGCGGTTCTTCCCGTGAGCACGCGCCAATAGCCATTCTTGGCGCGGGCATGTCGGTGGTTATCGGTCACAGCTTTGCGCGCATTTTTTACCGCAACTCCTTCAATATGGGCCTGCTGCTCATGGAAGTGGGCGATGATGTGGACAAGATCAATGACGGCGACGAGCTGGAAATCGATGCCGTCACAGGCATTATTCGCGATCTGACCAACGGCGCGCAGATAACCTGCCCGCCGCTGCCCAAGTCCATGGCTGCCATCCTGGAGAAGGGCGGTTTGGTCGGCTATGTCAAGGAGCGCCTGGCCTAA
- a CDS encoding 3-isopropylmalate dehydratase large subunit, translating into MPQTLAQKILQAHTDEVVEQDGQIVQCRVSLVLANDITGPLAIKSFRGMGAEKVFDKDKIALVMDHFTPQKDIDSANQVMVTRKFAEEQNITHYYEGGDCGVEHTLLPEQGLVGPGDVVIGADSHTCTYGGIGAFATGMGSTDIAAAMALGETWFKVPSTIRVNIDGQMPKWLRGKDLMLMLIGAIGVDGALYKALEFGGSVVDDLSVEGRLCMANMAIEAGGKVGLFAVDAKTRAYCAEHNRPGLTQDLAADPGAVYERVVNIDVTGKEPVVACPHLPSNVKPVSEVRNTPIQQVVIGSCTNGRISDMRDAAEVLRGRKVAKHLRCIVLPSTPTVWKQCLKEGLIETFMDSGCVVGPCTCGPCLGGHMGILGDGERAVATTNRNFKGRMGSLSSEVYLASPIVAAASAIAGCVAGPDQL; encoded by the coding sequence ATGCCACAGACGCTTGCGCAAAAAATTTTGCAAGCCCACACAGACGAAGTTGTGGAACAGGACGGCCAGATTGTTCAGTGCCGTGTGTCGCTGGTGCTTGCCAATGACATCACCGGGCCGCTGGCCATCAAATCTTTCAGGGGAATGGGCGCGGAAAAGGTTTTTGACAAAGACAAGATCGCTCTGGTCATGGATCACTTTACGCCGCAAAAAGATATTGATTCCGCCAATCAGGTCATGGTGACCCGCAAGTTCGCCGAAGAACAGAACATCACCCACTATTATGAAGGCGGCGACTGCGGCGTGGAACACACCCTGCTGCCCGAGCAGGGCCTTGTGGGTCCCGGTGATGTGGTCATCGGCGCAGACAGTCATACCTGCACCTACGGCGGCATCGGCGCTTTTGCCACGGGCATGGGCTCTACCGATATTGCCGCCGCAATGGCGCTGGGCGAAACCTGGTTCAAGGTGCCGTCCACAATCCGCGTCAATATTGATGGCCAGATGCCCAAGTGGCTGCGCGGCAAAGATCTGATGCTCATGCTCATCGGCGCCATCGGCGTGGACGGTGCTCTCTACAAGGCCCTGGAATTCGGCGGTTCTGTGGTGGATGATCTTTCCGTTGAAGGCCGCCTGTGCATGGCAAACATGGCTATTGAAGCAGGTGGCAAGGTGGGCCTGTTTGCGGTGGACGCCAAAACGCGCGCCTACTGCGCGGAGCACAATCGCCCTGGCCTGACGCAGGATCTGGCCGCAGACCCCGGCGCGGTTTACGAGCGCGTGGTCAATATTGACGTGACCGGCAAGGAGCCTGTGGTGGCCTGCCCGCACCTGCCCTCCAACGTCAAGCCAGTCTCCGAGGTGCGCAACACGCCCATCCAGCAGGTGGTTATCGGTTCCTGCACCAATGGCCGCATCAGCGACATGCGCGATGCCGCCGAAGTGCTGCGGGGCCGCAAGGTTGCCAAGCATCTGCGCTGCATTGTGCTGCCCTCCACGCCCACGGTATGGAAGCAGTGCCTCAAGGAAGGCCTCATTGAAACCTTCATGGACTCCGGCTGCGTGGTTGGTCCCTGCACGTGCGGCCCCTGCCTTGGCGGTCACATGGGCATCCTGGGCGATGGCGAACGTGCTGTGGCCACCACCAACCGCAATTTCAAGGGCCGCATGGGCAGCCTGAGTTCCGAGGTTTATCTGGCAAGCCCCATCGTGGCAGCCGCTTCGGCCATTGCGGGTTGCGTGGCCGGGCCTGATCAGCTCTAG
- a CDS encoding 2-isopropylmalate synthase — protein sequence MNNRVYFFDTTLRDGEQSPGATMNLQEKLRVAHQLEVLGVDIMEAGFPASSPGDFESVQRIAAQAGDIQVAGLARCVPNDIDRCWEAVKVAKNPRIHVFLSTSPLHMKHKLRKDPEDVLAMIVEGVKRCATYTSNVEFSLEDFSRTEGDFACRVVEAAIKAGASTINLPDTVGYAEPQEYAALLEHVIKNTPNSDKAIFSVHCHNDLGLAVANTLAAFRVGVRQAEVTLCGIGERAGNAALEEVVMNLRVRHDYFQLEHNIVTEQLYPSCRLLSMTIGQPIANNKSIVGANAFAHESGIHQDGMLKNRETYEIMTPQSVGRTESNLVIGKHSGRNAVRNKFESMGYKLDDEQLNLVFEAVKQLADRKKTLLDDDLMALVQEEVYRMPDLFRLRHVSVQSSDAGGVPPTAAVIMDIKGIESSGAGFGVGPVDALFNVIADMVGRQPELEQYAINAITGGTDAQGEVTVRLREGEVSAVGRGTHPDIFVASARAYVNALNHLFKKEQEGPRLHCQHD from the coding sequence ATGAACAACCGCGTCTATTTTTTCGACACCACCTTGCGCGATGGCGAGCAGTCGCCCGGCGCCACCATGAATTTGCAGGAAAAGCTGCGTGTAGCCCACCAGCTTGAAGTGCTCGGCGTGGACATTATGGAAGCGGGCTTTCCCGCCTCCAGCCCCGGCGATTTTGAGTCTGTGCAGCGCATTGCCGCCCAGGCTGGCGACATCCAGGTGGCGGGCCTTGCCCGTTGCGTCCCCAATGACATCGACCGTTGCTGGGAAGCCGTGAAAGTGGCTAAGAATCCCCGCATCCATGTCTTTTTGTCCACGTCTCCTCTGCACATGAAGCACAAGCTGCGCAAAGACCCCGAAGACGTTCTTGCCATGATCGTTGAGGGCGTCAAACGTTGCGCCACATATACCAGCAACGTGGAATTTTCCCTTGAGGATTTTTCACGCACGGAAGGCGATTTTGCCTGCCGCGTGGTCGAGGCCGCCATCAAGGCCGGGGCCAGCACCATCAATCTGCCCGATACCGTGGGCTATGCCGAGCCGCAGGAATACGCCGCGCTGCTTGAACACGTCATCAAGAACACGCCCAACAGTGACAAAGCCATCTTCAGCGTGCACTGCCACAACGACCTCGGCCTTGCCGTGGCCAACACATTGGCCGCCTTCCGCGTGGGGGTGCGCCAGGCAGAGGTTACGCTGTGCGGCATTGGCGAGCGCGCCGGTAACGCCGCCCTTGAAGAAGTGGTCATGAACCTGCGTGTGCGCCACGACTATTTCCAGCTTGAGCACAACATCGTTACCGAGCAGCTTTACCCTTCGTGCCGCCTGCTTTCCATGACCATTGGTCAGCCCATTGCCAACAACAAGTCCATTGTGGGCGCCAACGCCTTTGCGCACGAGTCGGGCATCCATCAGGACGGCATGCTCAAGAACCGCGAAACTTACGAGATCATGACTCCGCAGTCTGTGGGCCGCACCGAGAGCAATCTTGTGATCGGCAAGCACTCCGGCCGTAACGCAGTGCGCAACAAGTTTGAAAGCATGGGCTACAAGCTGGACGATGAGCAGCTCAACCTCGTTTTTGAAGCTGTGAAGCAGCTGGCCGACCGCAAGAAAACCCTGCTCGATGATGACCTCATGGCCCTTGTGCAGGAAGAAGTCTACCGCATGCCCGATCTTTTCCGCCTGCGTCATGTGAGCGTGCAGAGTTCCGATGCGGGCGGCGTGCCGCCCACGGCAGCAGTCATCATGGACATCAAGGGGATTGAAAGCAGCGGCGCTGGCTTTGGCGTTGGCCCCGTGGACGCCCTGTTCAACGTGATCGCTGACATGGTGGGCCGCCAGCCCGAGCTTGAGCAGTACGCCATCAACGCCATCACTGGCGGCACCGATGCCCAGGGCGAAGTGACCGTGCGTCTGCGCGAGGGCGAAGTGAGCGCCGTGGGGCGCGGCACCCATCCGGATATTTTTGTCGCCAGCGCGCGTGCATACGTCAACGCCCTTAATCACCTGTTCAAGAAGGAACAGGAAGGGCCGCGGCTGCACTGCCAGCACGATTAA
- the pssA gene encoding CDP-diacylglycerol--serine O-phosphatidyltransferase — protein sequence MMAPEVKKPRKGVYLLPNMITTLSMFLGFLSMVWAVQGRFESACLAILLSAVMDGLDGKVARLTNTASEFGVQYDSLSDLVAFGIAPAMLMWQWELSALGRMGLAAAFIYAACGALRLARFNVSTAAVGKRFFIGLPIPAGGCTVVTFVFCAAHFPAVMASALPYMTLVLAIGVGVLMVSKVRYFSFKEYDFLRAHPIRTMLFFLLVLGTVISFPRVMGFVLCAVYIIGGVVYTFVILPRRNRQLLRALSPQSD from the coding sequence ATGATGGCCCCGGAAGTTAAAAAGCCGCGCAAAGGAGTATACCTCCTGCCGAACATGATCACGACGTTGAGCATGTTTCTCGGCTTTTTGTCCATGGTCTGGGCCGTGCAGGGGCGTTTTGAATCGGCCTGCCTCGCCATCCTGCTCTCCGCCGTCATGGACGGTCTGGACGGCAAGGTTGCCCGCCTCACCAATACGGCCAGCGAGTTCGGCGTTCAGTACGATTCGCTTTCCGATCTTGTGGCCTTTGGCATTGCCCCGGCCATGCTTATGTGGCAGTGGGAGCTTTCGGCCCTTGGACGCATGGGGCTTGCCGCCGCCTTCATTTACGCAGCCTGCGGCGCTTTGCGCCTTGCGCGCTTTAACGTGAGCACGGCGGCTGTGGGCAAGCGCTTTTTCATCGGTCTGCCCATTCCTGCGGGTGGCTGCACCGTGGTCACCTTTGTATTTTGCGCTGCGCATTTCCCTGCCGTTATGGCTTCGGCCCTGCCCTACATGACCCTTGTTCTCGCCATTGGCGTAGGGGTTTTGATGGTCAGCAAGGTGCGCTATTTTTCCTTTAAGGAATATGATTTCCTGCGTGCCCATCCCATCCGCACCATGCTTTTCTTCCTGCTTGTGCTCGGAACGGTCATTTCCTTTCCGCGCGTCATGGGATTTGTGCTTTGCGCCGTCTACATCATTGGCGGCGTTGTCTACACCTTCGTCATCCTTCCCCGCCGCAATCGTCAGCTACTACGCGCCCTATCGCCCCAGAGCGATTGA